ATGATGCTTTTGTTTCTCGACTATGTTGATGAGAACTGCAAATGTTTGTGGGAGATAAATCACACTTTTTGTATCTTCTGTATTTGGATGTAGCTTCCATTGTTTGCAGTGTAGGCTAAGCATACAAGAAGCTTCAAGATATATACAATGCAGATTTGTTGGTACATAGACACAGTGAAATGAAAAGCATAGAAAATTTCAGACTAGGCTTCAAGCTTTCAGAATTGTACTTGGTTTTCATttcttacttttatttatttgtgatATTTAGGTTGAATCGATCGAACCATGATCCACCACAGGTATCACCGGTTCGATCTTCAGTCTGATTTTAAAAACATTGCTTTCAATAGGTCATAGGTATAGTAGATTATCAAACACAAGGGGGCCCATATTAGTAAATCAAGGACTATAATTGAAGAGATGGAGAAACTGAAAATGAGTGGAAAATCAGAATATGTCTCATTTGTGTCCAAGTAAAGATATGCTTCTGTTTGGTATTCCTCACAATTTAAAGCAAGAACCAGATTCTATAGTTGCttaaaatgtgatttattttcttttattaaaagattCTTAAGCAGCCTGTGTTTCTACTTGGCTGCATTCCTTggattaaaaaatattagaagCTTCCCAAAATAGAAATCTATTCTGGCGTGGAACTTTTGTGACCTCTGCCGGCAATGTGGCATGCTCAAAGTCGGGTGTTTTGTATGAAATGTAGATGAACCGGCcttctttttctctttggtCCGTCctccttttataattttttttttttaataatcggAGGATGGACCGAGTATATAGATCATGGGCCGAATACTCTTTGATGGCTATAACTAGGCCAACATGAGATCCAAGTCCTTTGACCCTAGCCCGAGGtctaacaaatattttatgacGGTACACAACCCCCAAGCATAAGATATATAAGGGTGAAATGATTAAGATAGTAAGTTGAAGTATAATTGAATAAAATGTAAGAGTGATAtgcttaattttatatttgctataagttttttttttacaaactaacTTAAAAAACCTATAAGAATaaactgaaaacaacttatgaataTGACATAAGTTAATTTCATAAGTACTCTCAAACAATGTCAAATTGAATATCAGCGTGTAGCGCCATAGACTCTCTCTTTGGCTTAGAGGTCGCTTCAATGGCTGAGCTGCTTAGGCTTGGTTTACTAGGAAGTGTGTGTGCTACGACTGCCTGTTACCGTTCTCGAGAGGTTGAGTCTCATGTCCTGGCTACCGAATTGCACCTCTACTTCCAGAAGTGGACCTCGATCCAACCGAAAAACTATTCTGTGAAAAATACctcaaaattatataatttatgtaACAAGAAAAAATCAACCCATCCCATTGACATTCAGGCATTAACATGTTATTAgttatttatatattcaatgCCTGCATTGCTTATATCatctattttgtattttttgatCTGTCCTTTTCTTTCAGTATATAAAAACCAATTCAAAATTATTCTAGTCAGGTATAAATCACCTCCTACTAAAgttaaacaaataaaacaaaagtacTACTCAATTAATTATGTATAAAAATATGTATATCTACAACCATGAATTTGTATACATCCAATTGAGTTTGAGGCCATGAATAATGAAATGGATCCACCAAAGAAGAAACACCATGTAGTTTGTATTCCTCTCCCAGCACAAGGTCACATAAATCCAATGCTAAAACTAGCAAAACTCCTTCATCATAGTGGCTTCTACATAACCTTTGTCCacacaaaattcaattttgacCGATTGATGAAATCCAATGGCTCAAATTCCTTAAAGGGTCTTCCAGATTTTAGATTTGAGACCATATCTGATGGATTGCCAGCAGAGAATCAAAGAGGAATAATGGACCTACCAGATTTGTGCATAGCAATGCCATTTGGTGGGTTGGTTTCATTTAGAAATCTTATAGCAAAGCTTGTTTCTTCAGAAAATGAAGATGTGCCACCAGTTACTTGCATAGTTTCTGATGGTGTGATGAATTTTACTTTGAAAGTTGCTCAAGAATTTAATATTCCTGAGTTCATGTTGTATACTCCTAGTGGTTGTGGTATGTTGGGGTATCTTAACTTTGAAGAGCTTGTCAAAAGAGGATATTTTCCACTTAAAGGTATATCATCTGATCTCTAAATAATATTCTCAGGAAGTTTCTCTTGTCGTCCTACGAATTTTTAGTGTGCCCTATTATTATTCATCAACTACCTAAATAATGGATGGTGATTGAGAAATAGTAGGACGACAAAAGAAACTCTGGTATTTCCTACTTGttacattaaaatttatatgcatAATTTTTACCTCCTACTCCATCCGTcttaaaataattgtcacaatttgaccgtgtgcactattcatataagctactttgaccatattttttactaatgtataaagataaatattaacatatgtgatcttgttagatttgtctcgacgagtactatcaaaatatcaatttttcataaattttaataatacacaacaaaaGATATTCACAATCAAATTGTGCATCGACAAGTGTGCAGTGGTAAAAtgtaacaattattttgagacgggGGAGTAATTCGGATAAGAAGAACATAAAATAGTTTAGTGAAGATGTAATGTAAGTTGACTAGTCTAAGATTAGtagtcaatttattttttctaaatgcAAGGAATCTGTCTATAGATAAGATTGTCTTACCCCACTTTTAGATTTTTGTCTTTCAACTTTTACATCCATCCTTATGAAGTAGGGACAAACATGAATACCGGATATAACATGGTTACTGACACGTCGACATcgataataaatttttaaaaaatgaaaaaattcaatgtaatcataaatGTCTGTGTCGTGTCTAtgtcggacactgacacgtgtcTGACACGAGACACGCCTAATCCGTGGAGCATTCATGCTTCATAGATTCTTATTAACATCTATTGGGGAGTTTGGGGAGTTCGAGAGTAGTAACATGTCAAAATGCTCTATaggtcacctctcttataaagAGTCTTTCTATGCATAGTTAATGAGTTAGAGTTCTTACATCATATAGTTGATCTAATACCAAGACCACAATAGATGAAACGCTACATATTCAACCAAAACTATAAGACATCAAGTTCATGGGTTACCTCCATTTGGTGGAGAATACCAGTACCAAATACTGGTACGTGTATGGTACGCACCAAAACTGTACccttttctatttatttttttcatgcgGGGTACGTGCACGGTACACGCTTGGTACGCTCGCCTGGTACACCAAACATAAAAGACGTGTtttcttttttcgatttttttctCGAGTAAGACTTATAATGAGAGCAACACAAATGTAGGATATGGTGGAGATGAAATGAGATCTATACGATGAAGCTGGTATTCTTGAAGTTATTAGTCTTTCTTTCGATGAATCTGAAGTAGAGACTGCTCTATTTGAGcaaattacttttaaattttgatattttgttgTCATTTGAATTACATTTAAAAGTGGTCTTTTTGGTTGGGAATGATTTAAAAAATGCATGGGTTATGATTGTTATACAAAATCAAGAAttagatttcaaattttatgaCAAATTTATTATCTTTAGGCATTATCATTTGTCCCCCTCACTTCTATACAAATCAATTGTTAGATGAGAAGAATTTATGTGATGGATATCTTGAAACTGAAGTTGATTGGATACCAGCAATGAAAGGTGTTAAACTAAAAGACCTTCCCACTTTCTTTAGGACTACAAATTCTAATGATACAATGTTCAATTATAACAAAGAATCAGTGAGCAATGCAATAAAATCAAAAGGGATAATTCTTAACACCTTTGAAGAATTAGAATCAGAGGTATTAGAtgcaatcaaaatcaaattcccTAACCTCTACCCTATTGGTCCATTATCATtgctacataaaaaaaattcatcaaattcaaataatcaatTGGAGtccattgattttaatttatggAAGGAAGATGTTAATTGCATAAAATGGTTAGATAAAATGGAGAAAGGTTCAGTGGTTTATGTGAATTTTGGAAGCTTAGTGATTATGACTAAAAACCAATTAAAAGAATTTGCATGGGGATTAGCTAATAGTAACTACAATTTTTTATGGATTATTAGACCTAATCTTGTGGATTGTGGGGATGAGGTGATATCAAATGATGAATTTGttcaagaaattgaaaatagagGATTAATATTGGGGTGGTCGCCACAAGAGAAGGTTCTAGGTCATTCATCTATCGGAGGATTCTTAACACATTGCGGATGGAACTCAACGTTGGAAAGTATTTGTGAGGGTGTCCCAATGGCTTGTTGGCCTTTTTTTGCCGAGCAACAAACAAATTGTTTTTATGCATGTAATAGATGGGGGGTGGGAATAGAAATTGAGAGTGATGTTAATAGAGAACAAGTTGAAGGGCTAGTGAAGGAGCTTATGGGGGGTGAGAAAgggaaagaaatgaagaaaaagtGTGTTGATTGGAAGCATAAGGCTGAGGCTGCTACATCAATTGGAGGGTCTTCTTATGATAACTATAATAGTTTGGTTTTGCAATTGAAGTTTGGTCAATAAGTCACTTGGTTAAAGTTGAATCATGtgtttaatttttgtcaaaaaatgtCAATAATATCAATTGCATTGTAAAATGAcaatatcattttaattaggcatggcaatggggcggggcggggacgggttttgccatccccaaacccaaacccataaagttcgggtttccccaaacccatcccaaattcgagcggggataaagatgataaccccaaacccatacccaacggggatcgggtatcccatcgggtttcgggtatccccgttACGCCTCTTTttacatgaatttagattatattttagtatttttttattaaaaaaagaagttaaatgtccaaaattattttctctcaacaatatttttttaaataaagaaaaaaaatagagaaaatggtttgtttaatactcaaattaaaataaaaaataaatatacgaacgtaatttaagagattgtttaagcgtttctaatttaaaagaggtgaaatctaatttttagtataagcgagGCGGGTTCGGGGATGGGTTCGGGGTGGATATCAATGTACTCATTACCCGctccaaacccatcttttgaaatcggggaaaacccgaacccaaaatcagtcaactcgggttttccccgtcaaagcggtatggtttgggtgggtactcgcgggtatgggttttattgccatgcctaattttaattaataaaaatcaattgttCTATTTACATGTGTGCACTTGCATCAATAAGATCATTAATAGTTAGAAATTATGAAGTGGGAAATCTGGGATTCAAATCCTAACTCCACCAATAATATTTTCAGTAGTTATCAACTGAACTATCTTTACGAGATAGTGAATAGTAATCCTGTATTATTTTTTCTGGAATgcgaactattttttttttcttcttagttTTTGCTATTTACAGACTCACATCCTACATTGCGAGggagataaaattaaaaagctGGAGGACACTTGAAAGACTCGGGGACACGAAAAGAAGAACTCGTGCAATTATACAACCACGTTATCTCTGCTTCTCTGGGGGGTCTAAACCAAGTTCTGGGTTGGGCAGTTAAACTCTCGTTTAAAGTTAGCCCAATATACATGGTtcttttcaagaaaaaaaaatatacatggtTCTTTTGaatgaaattattttctcacccccaattttatttttattgtaaaatttaCTCCTTATGGATTTTAAAATACTGAcgaaaaagaataaattttatgTCCAGATTTTAGAATTTGAACATCTTCTATATATGGTTCAAACTCCTCTTGTGACAATAAAATTTCAAGAATTTTCTATATACAGATTTAAAAATTTCGGATGTGTAAAACTTTACAAAAATATGCAAAAGGCATGTAAATATATGAAGAgtcaaatactaaaattattcACCATATATTTTGCATAATTTTGTAGTCAAGAGTCAGCATTGAAGATACTCCCTCCATctaaaaataattgtcacattttaccatagcacaattttgatcatgaatatcttttattgtgtataattaaaaattatgaaaaaatgatattttgatatCTAACAAGAtttcatatgctaatatttatctttatacattagtaaaaaatatggtcaaagtagctTATATAAATAGTGCACATGGTCAAAttttgacaattattttgggatGAAAAGAATAGCATTTTCTTTAATGCGGCTAATTTAATGAGTTTCATATGTTATCTTCAATAAGGTTCATTGTGTCTTTCACGTTTCTCCGGGCAATAACTCTCACAT
This portion of the Trifolium pratense cultivar HEN17-A07 linkage group LG3, ARS_RC_1.1, whole genome shotgun sequence genome encodes:
- the LOC123913831 gene encoding 7-deoxyloganetin glucosyltransferase-like, with translation MNNEMDPPKKKHHVVCIPLPAQGHINPMLKLAKLLHHSGFYITFVHTKFNFDRLMKSNGSNSLKGLPDFRFETISDGLPAENQRGIMDLPDLCIAMPFGGLVSFRNLIAKLVSSENEDVPPVTCIVSDGVMNFTLKVAQEFNIPEFMLYTPSGCGMLGYLNFEELVKRGYFPLKDEKNLCDGYLETEVDWIPAMKGVKLKDLPTFFRTTNSNDTMFNYNKESVSNAIKSKGIILNTFEELESEVLDAIKIKFPNLYPIGPLSLLHKKNSSNSNNQLESIDFNLWKEDVNCIKWLDKMEKGSVVYVNFGSLVIMTKNQLKEFAWGLANSNYNFLWIIRPNLVDCGDEVISNDEFVQEIENRGLILGWSPQEKVLGHSSIGGFLTHCGWNSTLESICEGVPMACWPFFAEQQTNCFYACNRWGVGIEIESDVNREQVEGLVKELMGGEKGKEMKKKCVDWKHKAEAATSIGGSSYDNYNSLVLQLKFGQ